Proteins encoded within one genomic window of Clupea harengus chromosome 10, Ch_v2.0.2, whole genome shotgun sequence:
- the LOC105900922 gene encoding transmembrane protein 125 — MSELEDFPQPQGVQPADPARIQQNLLEEQVELWWFREPRKSLLCYCVAVVLILGCGLGGVGLLSTTTSVSSEWRLGVGTTLCLLALAVLLKQLLSSAVQDMNCVRSRRRIDMLKSGGFSDLLVVLITAAALLICGAVLLDLALANHMPKPGQALNDMFISGVVLLAGGGGTMLAVAVYALVVFLIEQTGPGQRLRERAVGVFTISGQMREARRETTSSLAQLI, encoded by the coding sequence ATGTCGGAGCTGGAGGACTTTCCCCAGCCTCAGGGCGTCCAGCCCGCCGACCCGGCCCGCATCCAGCAGAACCTCCTGGAGGAGCAGGTGGAGCTGTGGTGGTTCCGCGAACCGCGCAAGTCGCTGCTGTGCTACTGCGTGGCCGTGGTGCTGATCCTGGGCTGCGGCCTGGGCGGCGTGGGCCtgctctccaccaccaccagcgtGTCCAGCGAGTGGCGCCTGGGCGTGGGCACCACGCTGTGCCTGCTGGCGCTGGCCGTGCTGCTTAAGCAGCTGCTCAGCTCGGCCGTGCAGGACATGAACTGCGTGCGCAGCCGGCGCCGCATCGACATGCTCAAGAGCGGCGGGTTCTCGGACCTGCTGGTGGTGCTGATCACTGCCGCGGCGCTGCTCATCTGTGGAGCCGTCCTGCTGGACCTGGCGCTGGCCAACCACATGCCCAAGCCGGGGCAGGCGCTCAACGACATGTTCATATCCGGGGTGGTGCTGCTGGCCGGAGGCGGAGGCACCATGCTGGCGGTGGCCGTGTACGCGCTGGTGGTCTTCCTCATCGAACAAACGGGCCCTGGgcagagactgagggagagggcAGTGGGGGTGTTCACCATATCGGGACAGATGCGGGAGGCCAGGAGAGAGACGACCTCCAGCTTAGCCCAGCTTATCTGA